Part of the Pelodiscus sinensis isolate JC-2024 unplaced genomic scaffold, ASM4963464v1 ctg154, whole genome shotgun sequence genome, ggtgcctgctggggagggagggggggagaaacgAGCTGCCCCCAAAACACCGGGGACTGTTCTAATAGGGGACAGGATTTCTGGGTGCACAGCGGGATCAGGGCTccgggagcggggcctagtggttagagcaagaggctgggagccagggcaccGGGGTTCACTCCCCGGCTCAGGAGGGCAGGTGGAAGAATCATTCAGATCAAGAAGAGGGGGACCCGGATGCAGAGGTGGGTGGGGGCTCCCCTTGGATCAGGAGGAGCAACAGGGTCACTTtaggcccctccccctcagggcAAGGAGGCCCCTCCCCCGGTTGGTGCGCTAAGCGTGCAAGGCCTCCCCTTGCACGGACGGGCTGGCGCCCCGCACTCGTGGGCCCCGTCCCTCCCCTCGCAGGGGCTGGCATCCTGGGACCCCctccgtgccccctccccctctgcagctcGCACCTTGCAGCCCTTGGCGTTCATGGAGTCGATGGTGCGCCGcacggcggggtgggggggctcgaTGAGCTCCACCTGGGTGCGCACGTTCTGCTCCAGGTAGGGCCCCATCAGGAAGTAATTCTCCCCCCACTCGTCCGCCGTGATCTTGGCCTTGGTCTGCAGCACCGTGTAGATACCCCccactgcgggggggaggggttagacACAGCCTCTGGCACCCCCATGGACCCTCGCCTCTTTGCCTGGCCCCCCCCCTCGCCGGACCTCCACCCCActgcccagggggcggggacccccTCGATACAGACCCCGCCCCCTCGAGGCACCGGCCTAGGCAGACCACAGCCCCAGTGCATCGTGGGgcccccagctgcagggccccTCCCTGACTCCCTTGCCCCACACCCCAGCAGGGCTTTCAGCCTCCCCAGGTCCCAAAACcggcaacccctctcccccccgccactgTCAAACCTTCCCGGTCTGTACCCCTAGCCCGGCTCCCCCTCGCTCCTAGCCTGCCCCTACCCCCCACTGCACAATGCCCCCCCAGCTCAGACCGGCTCCACTCAGCCCCCCAACGTCAGGACTTGGGCCTCTGTGTAGGGTGGGGGCTGAGGATACGGGGACCCCTCGCCCGGGAGGCCCCGTAGAGCAGGCCCAAAAGAGTTTAGGACAGGACACCCCACAGATACCGCCCCCTGGCGCTGCACGGGGGCCAGCAATATACTGCCTTCTGTTGATCCCCTGGTCCGCCCCCCCAGACCAGCACCCCTCGTGCCCCACTGAaggaggggggctaggaagggggcAGTCTGTCAGGACATAGCACCTCCCACTGatccctaccccatcccttcaGCCCGGCATCCCCCAACTAGCAGTGATGGCCCTAAGGCCCCGGTGCCGGCAGGGGGGCCGAGCTGGGACGGGCCCATCTCTGCCCCGTGCCCACAGCAGGGGCACTGAGTCAGACCCCCgttgccctgccccctgctcgtCCCCCCAGGCTTAATgctcctgcctccaccccagAGGGCACGTACCCCATAGGTCACTacgctctgcccccagcagctcACAACCCGACctcccaggctcccagcctgacTGCCGCTGGGCCCCACCCCCCCTACTGGAGCTagggcagaacccaggagtcctggctcccagccccgcccgcctctaaccactagcccttactcccttcccagagccagggcagaacccaggagtcctggctcccagcccctcccgcctctaACCACTTGCCcttactcccttcccagagccagggcagaacccaggagtcctggctcccagcccctcccgcctctaaccactagcccttactcccttcccagagccagggcagaacccaggagtcctggctcccagccccgcccgcctctaaccactagcccttactcccttcccagagccagggcagaacccaggagtcctggctcccagccccgcccgccAGAGCCAGGGCTGATGTTGACCCCGGAGAGAATTCAGGCATCTAGCTCACCCTTGTTGGCCACCTCCCAGGCCACCTCGAAGAGGATGGCGTTCTCCAGGTCAATCTCATCCTCCCAGTCCTCCAGCCCCGTCAGGGAGGTGACGGAGAGGCTGCGAGCCAGGGGCATTgcggctgaggctggggggcagcgctgcaggagccaggtccgggtgctgggctggggggacagacAGGGGGTCACAGCCTTGCTACTCTGCAGCACAGGCTCACAGGAGGGGAGTCCAGGCCTGGGACACCCCCACCTACCAGACCCACAGGAAAGAGGGGGCAGAGCCGTGGCTGGTTGGGGGCTGGGAGACGGCAGTAAGGAGCCCATAAGGGGGCTGGAATAGGGGAGGtaaaaggggaagggggctggacggCCCATGGAGGATTGGAgggagaatggggctgggagggaCATGGGGAGTTGGATGCAGAAGAAGGGACTGGGAGACATGCAAtgtagggggctgggaggaacATCCGGGCCTGGGGAAGATATGGGGCaggacatggggtggggggaggggctggcagggacatGGGGGCACGGTGCAGGTAAGGGGACTGGGGAGTGCATGGGGGGCTGGATTCAAGTGAGGGGACTCGAGAGTACATGAGGGGCTGGATGCAGgtaaggggggtggggggacatggggggctggatgcaggggagggagggctggggggatatgggggccggatgcaggggagggggagggggagtctggaGGGAGATGAGGgattggatgcaggggagggCCTAGGGGAAttagatgcaggggaggggggctggagggagatggggggctggatgcaggggaggagggtcgAGGGagatgaggggctgggggggagatgggggctggatgcaggggaggagggttgaGGGagatgaggggctgggggggagatggggggctggatgcagggggggctggatgagatgggggctggatgcagggggggttggagggagatggggggctggatgagatgggggctggatgccggggggctggagggagatggggggctggatgcaggggggctggagggagatggggggctggatgcaggggggctggatgagatgggggctggatgcagggggggttggagggagaTGGGgtctggagggagatggggggctggatgcaggggggctggatgagatgggggctggatgcagggggggttggagggagatggggggctggatgagatgggggctggatgcaggggggctggagggagatggggggctggatgcaggggggctggagggagatggggggctggatgcaggggggctggatgagatgggggctggatgcaggggggctggagggagatggggggctggatgcaggggggctggatgagatgggggctggatgcagggggggttggaggaagaTGGGgtctggagggagatggggggctggatgcagggggggctggagggagatggggggctggatgcagggggggctggatgagatgggggctggatgcaggagagggggtctgggggagatggggggctggatgcagggggggttggagggagatggggggctggatgagatgggggctggatgcaggagagggggtctgggggagatgggggctggatgcaggggggctggatgagatgggggctggatgcaggggggctggagggagatggggggctggatgcagggggggCTGGATGCAGAGGGGGGGcctgggtggagagggggcggggggaacatGCGGGGCTCGCggagtccccccccccaactcacctCCCCCCAGCGCCTCCAGCCACTTCGCAGCGCTGCTCTCAGActgaccccgcccctcccccgccgggctctGCTGCACCGGAGCCCCGCCCACCAGGGGCGTGGCCTGCGCGCCGCCCCGCCCCATGCGCGCCGCCTGATTCTGAGTGGAGCCCGCAGGCGCCCGAGGGCTCTGATTGGCTAACGTGGCCGGtgcccggcgggggagggacaCGTGGGGGAGGGGACGGTACGTGCTTCAAGGTCTTAAAGGGGAAGTGTCACCAATTCCTAgggaggggcgcggggcgggaggaagtggcgggcggggcggggcggggcggagtgaGGAAGGGGccgccaggcagggcagggagaggggcggggccagagtcggggggcggggccagggagggggcggggctggaggaccGCGGGCCATCGAGCGGCGGCGGGAGCGGCTCCCTCCGCTCAGCGCGTGGCGGCGACGGGCCACTTCCGGTTTCCGGTCCGCGCCGGCGGCTCGCTGCGGTCTCCGAGCAACATGGCAACGGCGGTGAgcgcggccgccccgcccccccgggcccccccgggccccccccgcgcgctccccccccccgccctccctgaCCGGTCTCTGTCTCTCCGCAGAGCACGAAGGTGCCCGAGGTTCGCGACGTGACGCGCATCGAGCGCATCGGTGAGTCCCCCCCGGGCCCGGCTCGGTCTCCATGGCAACGGGGCGCCCCTCGTGCGGGGCGAGGAgcggggcagcagcggggggcggggcgaggggcggggcagcagcggggggcggggcgaggggcgcgcggggcggggcagcagcggggggcggggcgaggggcgcggggggcggggcagcagcggggggcggggcgaggggtggggcagcagcggggggcggggcgcggggggcggggcagcagcggggggcggggcgaggggcgcgcggggcggggcagcagcgggggggcggggcgaggggcgcgcggggcggggcagcagcgggggggcggggcgaggggcgcGCGGGGCGGGGCAGCAGCTGACGGTGCctcccctctgtccccaggcGCCCACTCCCACATCCGCGGGCTGGGCCTGGACGATGCGCTGGAGCCCAGAcaggtaccggggggggggggctgagtgggGGGCGGGCGCCTtgggggggtggagctgggcaggTCTGGCAGGAAGGGGGGGTCCCCTATGGGGGGAGGCTGCACGTGACTGGGGTAGAAGGGCGGGTCtgtgggtgtggggcgggggggcggggggggggctggccggaccCCCCCTTGCCAGCACCCACCCTGTCTCTCCCCAGGTCTCGCAGGGCATGGTGGGCCAGCTGGCTGCCCGGCGCGCCGCAGGCGTCATCCTGGAGATGATCAAGGAAGGGAAGATCGCCGGCCGGGCCGTCCTCATCGCTGGCCAACCGGGCACCGGCAAGACGGCCATCGCCATGGGTACCGCGCTCAGGGCACTGGAGTCCCTCCTTGCCGGCTCCCCCCCCATCCAGGAATCCCCATCACACGCACCCACCCCTTCCTTAGAGTCCCTGCCCCATCCGAGGAATGCTCTCACGGGGTGTCTGCCCCGCACCCAGGGAatccgccccctctccctgcctgggaATCCCTCCCACCCTGGCACTCTGCTGTAGATGGCTGGACCCTTCGAGGGAGTTGCCCTGCCCTGAGTGGTGGCTCAGGAGCAGGGATCCTCGGCTTGCCTCTCCCCCCGTGTAACTaggtcccccctgccccccaggcatgGCGCAGGCACTGGGGCTGGACACGCCCTTCACGGCCATCGCGGGCAGCGAGATCTTCTCCCTGGAGATGAGCAAGACTGAGGCGCTGACCCAGGCCTTTCGGCGCTCCATCGGCGTGCGCATCAAGTGAGGGGCGGGCCTGGACCCCAGGGTTCTGGCTCAGcactggtggggggggctggggggtaacagcaggggcttgggagcctgggctgtggggttctcgtgctggctctgggaggggggtgggtagagcagcagggctgggagccaggcgggTGCCATAGtgggcacagagctgcctgcccatGGGGGGCGATTGGGGAAGCTGTTCCTGTGTCCCAGGGAGCCACTGGCAAGATGTGGGGGGAGGACTGAGCTTGGCCCTCTCCTTCGCCACAGGGAGGAGACCGAGATCATTGAGGGGGAGGTGGTGGAGATCCAGATCGACCGCCCAGCCACCGGCACCGTGAgtagggcgggggcagggtggtggggctggctggctggggacaaGACAACTGGCTTGGCTGGCACTGCCATGCTCCTGCCCCCATCTTGTGCCCCTCAGAACAGgtcccctcccattccctgccccccccccgaacacgCCCCTCCCTCTCACCGGTCCCTCACTTGTGATGTCCACGTGCAGAGTGAATGTTACGTGTGCGAGCAGGTGGCGACTGGCCCATCCCCTCCATCATGGCGCACGTCACGTTCATTCTGGGCGTGGACAGTCTGGCCGGGCTGGGGCCAAAGGGTTCGGCGGGtgggagcaggctctggctgggggtgtgggatccgtggtggggctggggctgaggggttttgGGTACAGGCTCTGCCAGGCCTTTCTCACTGCCGCAGCTCCGGGCCAGGTGCGGGGCGTGTGTCTGCCCACCGTGGCAGCTCTAAGGCCCTGAGCCCCTGCACCGGGGGGTTAGAAGGCTGCCCCGTGGCCACACAGCTTAGGGTGAACTTAgcccccattccctgcctcccctctgcaggaactggcctcttccccccccccctccccccagaatggGAACCTCCCATTCTCTACTCCAGCCCCCAGCAAGCCTGCCCATGGCCGGTGGGCCAGTGCCCATCCCCCCACTTGCTCTCTGCcagggacagtgggggaggggggtctgacCACACACCCTACCCCCGTACGCAGGGCGCCAAGGTGGGGAAGCTGACGCTGAAGACCACGGAGATGGAAACGATCTACGACCTGGGCAGCAAGATGATCGAGTCGCTGACCAAGGAGAAAGTGCAGGCGGGGTGAGTGGGGGGCTGACGGGTAGggagggggccctgtgggagttGTGGCTCCACTGGAGGCGTCCATACAATGGCCCAGTGTTCTCACCGGCCTGGGCTgtgaccacccctcccccccaaagctgACCACACCTCTCCCTGCAGGGACGTCATCACCATTGACAAAGCCACCGGCAAGATCAGCAAGCTGGGGCGCTCCTTCACCCGGGCGCGCGACTATGACGCTATGGGCGCCCAGGTACGTGctgggctctgagccccccacccattgggaaatgcaggggggggggcagtgggagacTGAGGGGGACGGGATCTGAGTTGTCCCTTCCCCCAGACCAAGTTTGTGCAGTGTCCGGATGGGGAGTTGCAGAAGCGCAAGGAGGTCGTCCACACCGTGTCCCTGCACGAGATCGACGTCATCAACAGCCGCAcccagggcttcctggccctCTTCTCAGGTACCCCCCTGCggggcccccactgccccccaactgccccacccagggcttcctggccctCTTCTCAGGTACCCCCCTGCggggcccccactgccccccaactgccccacccagggcttcctggccctCTTCTCAGGTACCCCCCTGCGgggcccccactgccccacccagGGCTTCCTGGCCTCTTCTCGGGTACCCCCATCACACCCTCATCCCCGtgtgccggcccctcccctctcccccggtcACAGACTCACAGGACTCCTGTGCTCCGTGGGGTCCCTGGGGGAACCCCCTTGAGGGCCACTTCCTGGGactgcccctcccagagcccccagccTGTCTGTGCTGTGGAGCCCTGTTCTCCAGCTCGAAACAGGCAGATCTATTGAACTTTGAACCCAGCACAGGAAcctgcaggcctggcccccctcggCCAGCGTGTCCTTCGCCAGCGGCCCCACCCTGGCCTTCGTCTGTCCCcagagcccctctcccctcctccgtcCTACCCCTGGCCCAAGCTGGGCCCAACTGGGCAGGGCATCCCACTGGCCAGACCCGGCTGTGCCGCCCGAGCTGGATCTGCTGGGCTCCAATTCTGTGCTGTGCCCTGTACCAGCAGCCCTCCCCCCGATACACCGGGGGCACTGAGCGCTCCCCGAATCCCCTGGTTCGTCACCCCTCTCCCAGGGTGCAGCTCCTCCTAGTAcacctctcgcccccccccccccccccacacacacacaccgttcTAAGCCCCTGCAGGCCCCTCAGGGACCCCTGGGCTCCAGCCCGAGTGACTCAGTCAGCATTAGGCAGGAGAGTTCGTGAGCATCTGGCCCCAACACAGGAACCTGCCTTGAGCCTGGGCCCCTCGGCCCAGTACGGTTGGATCTGTCCTGCAGCCGGCAGCTCTGgctcccccacacccccagcccagccctgcccccccaatgGCTTCTAGCagagtcctcccctcccccccagcagctcctcccctggCCTTTGACCCAGGTAACCAGGTCCCTGGGCCCCTCTCCACTCCGCCCCCTCTGTCCTGTATCCCCGTGTCCCCCCACTGGCCAGACCCGCTATGCCGCATGATCTGTGTCTCCTACGCCCCCCGTGTCACAGAGGAGTGGGGGAGTCCTGGGCCCTGCGcgcccccccacccgcagccgTCAGGGAGAGCGGGAGGGTCTGAGGCGACGGACCTGGCGCAGCACAGACCGGTCAGCGCAGGGACCAAGCGCAGTCAGGGCAGCCCAGCTTGGAgagaggggcccagagccaggccctgcctccccagcctgcccccctcccagctcccagccctcctcttccccccagatctttgtcctgcttcctgggcAAAGGGTGTCACCTGGCCGTCCCCCTCCTGGGCTTGGGGCAGGAAGGGTGTCAGCCGGTGTGTACTGGGGAGGAGTTGCACCCGAAATTCCCATCCCCATTCAAGCacgggtgcagggcccagggaaactgaggcgcaccCACGGGGTTACTGTGGGACAACAGAACTCGCATGTAGCGTACCAAGGAGACTAGAATCTCccattcatctctctctctctcacgcacaccCACACCCCTCCACTCCCGGCCGGACACGCACACCTGCAAGGCGGGGCTCACCCCTGGTCCTGTGTAACAACCAActctcactcccccgccccccggtcaCACACTcagcacatggggaaactgaggtgcagacACACTATCCGGGTAAAACACAGCacccccctctcccacttcctcacGGTCCCCATTGACACCCACTTCCAGGGCTCCCTGCCCTTTTCCTGGCCCCCGCGGGcgcagactcccccccccccccccctccaatgccTGAGCCCCCAGAAGCTGGGTCCCTGGGTCCGGAGCATTTGGAGCATGTGTGCTGGGGTGTCGGGGTCGAGCGGGGCCCTTCCGGGGCCTCAGCTCCTGTCTGTGCCCCCAGGCGACACCGGGGAGATCAAGGCGGAGGTGCGGGAGCAGATCAACGCCAAGGTGGCTGAGTGGCGTGAGGAGGGCAAGGCCGAGGTCATCCCAGGGGTGAGTGGGGGTGAT contains:
- the RUVBL2 gene encoding ruvB-like 2, giving the protein MATASTKVPEVRDVTRIERIGAHSHIRGLGLDDALEPRQVSQGMVGQLAARRAAGVILEMIKEGKIAGRAVLIAGQPGTGKTAIAMGMAQALGLDTPFTAIAGSEIFSLEMSKTEALTQAFRRSIGVRIKEETEIIEGEVVEIQIDRPATGTGAKVGKLTLKTTEMETIYDLGSKMIESLTKEKVQAGDVITIDKATGKISKLGRSFTRARDYDAMGAQTKFVQCPDGELQKRKEVVHTVSLHEIDVINSRTQGFLALFSGDTGEIKAEVREQINAKVAEWREEGKAEVIPGVLFIDEVHMLDIECFSFLNRALESDMAPVLIMATNRGITRIRGTSYQSPHGIPIDLLDRLLIISTSPYSDKETKQILKIRCEEEDVEMNEDAYTVLTRIGLETSLRYAIQLITAASLVCRKRKGTEVQVEDVKRVYSLFLDESRSTQYMKEYQDAFLFNELKGDTMDTS